A window from Solea senegalensis isolate Sse05_10M linkage group LG15, IFAPA_SoseM_1, whole genome shotgun sequence encodes these proteins:
- the fam98a gene encoding protein FAM98A, producing MENDIIVSLEDLGYQGSLLEEGALDSAVSEGAASPEFTKLCAWLVSELRLYCKLEENVHATNSPSEAEGFQLEMSGLLSELACPYSVLTSGNIGQRLLNRTDCLLLLTFLLSELEASRMILVNKPQKKGQESGSPVFQELKGICVALGMSKPPSNITMFQFFSGIEKKLKEAMSRVPPNHVGEPLMKKALGPLHMEKIEAINQALVNEYEVRRKMLLKRLDVTVQSFAWSERAKSHGEKLSKVYQPLRSTLHTTSIISVAHLLAARQDFSKILRTSSGKIREKTACAINKVRMGRVPDRGGRPCEIEAPPPEMPSWQKRQDAPQGGAYYGGGGHAGGRGGYDHHSQGGRGGYERGHGDRGGRGGGGRGGKVQGGWVEGSGGGGRGGYNQGYYQDAGGHHGEGGRGGYGGGGRNQGGFQDPGYHGGGGGGSYHDNYHQDGGWERGGGRGGRGARGRGGRGGGGGGGGWGGRGGSSFNQGGQFEQFFQQGGQHFNQAGFNQGRQYTS from the exons ATGGAGAATGACATTATAGTCTCTCTCGAAGACTTAGG GTACCAAGGCAGTCTTTTGGAGGAGGGAGCTCTAGATTCTGCTGTGAGCGAAGGAGCAGCATCACCTGAGTTTACTAAGCTTTGTGCCTGGCTTGTCTCAGAGCTTAGACTCTACTGCAAGTTGGAGGAGAATGTCCATGCCACTAAca GTCCAAGTGAGGCGGAGGGCTTCCAGCTGGAGATGAGTGGTCTTTTGTCCGAGCTGGCCTGTCCTTACTCTGTCCTCACCAGTGGAAACATCGGCCAGAGGCTTCTCAATCGCACGGACTGTCTCCTGCTCCTGA ccTTTCTGCTGTCTGAGTTGGAGGCGTCAAGGATGATCTTGGTGAACAAACCTCAGAAGAAAGGCCAGGAGTCGGGCAGCCCCGTGTTCCAGGAACTGAAAGGCATCTGCGTGGCACTGGGCATGTCCAAGCCTCCTTCTAACATCACCATGTTCCAGTTCTTCAGTGGAATAGAGAAGAAG ctgaAAGAAGCCATGAGTCGAGTCCCACCAAATCATGTAGGCGAGCCGTTGATGAAGAAGGCCCTGGGTCCTTTGCACATG GAAAAAATTGAAGCTATAAACCAGGCACTAGTGAATGAGTACGAAGTCAGAAGAAAGATGTTACTGAAGCGCCTGGATGTGACAGTGCAGTCTTTTGCTTGGTCTGAAAGAGCAAAG TCACATGGTGAAAAGTTGTCCAAAGTTTACCAGCCTTTGCGTTCGACACTCCACACCACAAGTATTATTTCCGTTGCTCATCTTCTGGCTGCTCGACAAGACTTCTCCAAGATCCTACGTACAAGCAGCGGCAAAATAAGAGAGAAAACTGCATGTGCTATTAATAAG GTACGAATGGGCCGAGTGCCAGACAGGGGAGGCCGACCCTGCGAGATTGAGGCTCCTCCACCAGAGATGCCCTCTTGGCAAAAGCGTCAAGATGCTCCACAGGGCGGAGCATACTACGGTGGGGGCGGGCATGCAGGTGGCAGGGGGGGCTACGATCACCACTCCCAAGGTGGCCGTGGAGGCTATGAGAGAGGACACGGAGACAGGGGTggaagaggaggtggtggcAGAGGGGGGAAGGTGCAGGGAGGCTGGGTAGAaggaagtggaggaggtgggagaggTGGTTACAACCAGGGCTACTATCAGGATGCAGGAGGGCATCAtggggaaggagggagagggggttACGGAGGAGGAGGGCGCAACCAAGGGGGCTTCCAGGACCCTGGGtatcatggaggaggaggaggtggtagTTACCACGACAATTACCATCAAGACGGAGGCTGGGAGAGAGGCGGGGGTCGAGGAGGTCGAGGGGCCAGGGGTAGGGGAGGCcgcggtggaggaggaggaggaggaggatggggagggagaggaggctcAAGTTTTAACCAAGGAGGACAGTTTGAACAGTTCTTCCAACAGGGGGGACAGCACTTCAACCAAGCTGGCTTCAATCAAGGCAGACAGTATACTAGTTGA